One Patescibacteria group bacterium genomic window, GGCGGTCGGGGTGTGAGTACTCGTAGGAGTACTCGTCGCGGTCGACGTGGGTGTCCGAGTGGGCGTTCGCGTGTTGGTCGCGGTCGGTGTCCTTGTTGCCGTCGGCGTGGGCGTTCGCGTCGCGGTGGCGGTCGGCGTGGGGGTCGGACTCGGGGTGTTTGTCCGAGTCGGCGGGGCGGTCGGTGTGGGCGGGTGCCCAATCTCCGAAGTTGGGGTGTGCGAAGCCACCGCGGTTGCGGTAGACGCGATGGGGGTTGTGGGCGTAGAGGTATTCGATGGGGTTGGGGGGGTCGGTGAACCCGCCAGCGCCACCGAAACCCAGATCAAACACCCCAAACAGATCCACAAAAAACCCAACAACAGAAAACCCAAAACCGAAATCCAAACAACCTTCCTTTTTCTCATCTCCTCCTCCTTCTGCCTTTTCGGCAAGATTTTTCTGCCAATCAGGCAGAATGATTTTTTCCTCGCTGATGCGTAGTTGCTGGCATTATAAGTTACAATAAGGGAAAAATCAAATCCTATAGGTTATGGGGGTTTAATCCTAACTTTGCTATTTTGTGCTTTAGTTTAAAAGTGTTTCCGTGAGAAATAAGACCTAAGTAAGATTGCACAATTTTCTCGTTACCATTACTGCAAGCAATGTTTTTAAACATATGTCTTTTAGTAGCCGTTCTTAACACCCTGTGGTCAGGAAAATGTACCCAACCCAAAAAATCAACCCCAGAAACCACAGTTTTTATAACGGTTTTATCCTCATTAAGCTTTAAACAAAGGTTTTTCCATAAAAAATTATCAATTTTTGGTAAAAGTTCTACTAAAGCATTTTTATCGTGTGACAAAAAAACAAAATCGTCAGTGTAGCGAA contains:
- a CDS encoding MSCRAMM family adhesin SdrC yields the protein MDFGFGFSVVGFFVDLFGVFDLGFGGAGGFTDPPNPIEYLYAHNPHRVYRNRGGFAHPNFGDWAPAHTDRPADSDKHPESDPHADRHRDANAHADGNKDTDRDQHANAHSDTHVDRDEYSYEYSHPDRHGDQYLNWYLDAQSNPDEYADRYLNAYADSDSHAHDDK